Within the Dechloromonas denitrificans genome, the region AAAATCATCTCGGAAAAATAAGGATACCCAATGATCAAGCTCACCACCAACCACGGTGTCATCACCCTCGAACTGAATGCCGAGAAGGCGCCGAAGACGGTCGCCAACTTCCTCGCCTACGTCGAGGCCGGCCACTACGACAACACGGTTTTCCACCGCGTCATCAAGAATTTCATGATTCAGGGCGGCGGCATGGAGCCGGGCATGAACCAGAAGCCATGCAACGAACCGATCGAGAACGAAGCCGCCAACGGCCTGAAGAACAAGCGTGGAACCATTGCCATGGCGCGCACCAACGATCCGCACTCGGCGACCGCCCAGTTCTTCATCAATACCGTCGATAACGATTTCCTCGACTTCAAGTCGCCGTCCGGCCAAGGCTGGGGTTACTGCGTGTTCGGCGAAGTCGTCGAAGGCCTCGA harbors:
- a CDS encoding peptidylprolyl isomerase, whose product is MIKLTTNHGVITLELNAEKAPKTVANFLAYVEAGHYDNTVFHRVIKNFMIQGGGMEPGMNQKPCNEPIENEAANGLKNKRGTIAMARTNDPHSATAQFFINTVDNDFLDFKSPSGQGWGYCVFGEVVEGLDVVDKIRAVKTGNKGFHQDVPAEDVIIEKAEIV